One segment of Candidatus Rokuibacteriota bacterium DNA contains the following:
- a CDS encoding M23 family metallopeptidase — MRKPKRFHLLIVAGDSTRILRLNFPRWIVSGGLMVLALGVAVLGAIAADYVFLKRHWAQTAWLRTQVAEQQSLIDRFQRRLADIRTEVASWRELHAKIWEPFGPDEGGARKSVGIGGRTELGGASAPGDRVDLSRELELLAANVYDEGQSLRTLERFISKAGKVLAAFPSRWPVRGPVNSEFGTRVSPWSGAKEFHGGIDIAAERGTLVKAPSPGEVAFAGSQSEYGLAVVLDHGHDIRTLYGHLQKILVTPGQKVERGQVIGLTGNTGKSSGPHLHYEIAVRGQSINPRRYLWD, encoded by the coding sequence ATGAGGAAGCCCAAACGGTTCCACCTCCTGATCGTCGCGGGGGACAGCACGCGAATTCTTCGGTTGAACTTTCCTCGTTGGATCGTCTCTGGAGGGTTGATGGTTCTTGCCCTCGGGGTCGCTGTCCTCGGAGCGATTGCGGCTGACTACGTTTTCCTGAAGCGCCACTGGGCGCAGACGGCGTGGCTCCGGACGCAGGTGGCGGAGCAGCAGTCCCTCATCGACAGGTTCCAGAGGCGGCTCGCCGACATCCGGACAGAGGTGGCGAGCTGGCGCGAGCTGCACGCGAAGATCTGGGAGCCGTTCGGGCCTGACGAAGGCGGCGCGCGTAAGAGCGTGGGGATCGGCGGCCGAACCGAGCTCGGCGGGGCTTCAGCGCCCGGGGATCGCGTGGACCTCTCCCGGGAGCTCGAGCTGCTCGCCGCCAATGTCTATGATGAGGGCCAGAGTCTCCGAACGCTCGAGCGCTTCATCTCCAAGGCCGGTAAGGTGCTCGCTGCGTTTCCGTCGCGCTGGCCCGTGCGCGGACCGGTCAACTCCGAGTTCGGCACCCGGGTGTCCCCCTGGTCGGGGGCGAAGGAGTTCCACGGCGGGATCGACATCGCCGCCGAGCGGGGGACGCTGGTGAAGGCTCCCTCGCCGGGCGAGGTGGCCTTTGCGGGTAGCCAGTCCGAATACGGGCTCGCCGTGGTCCTCGACCACGGCCACGACATCCGGACGCTCTACGGCCACCTCCAGAAGATCCTCGTCACTCCGGGGCAGAAGGTCGAGCGGGGTCAGGTGATCGGGCTCACGGGGAACACCGGCAAGAGCTCGGGCCCCCACCTCCACTACGAGATCGCCGTCAGAGGTCAGTCGATCAACCCCCGCCGCTACCTCTGGGACTGA